In one window of Pyramidobacter porci DNA:
- a CDS encoding 2-phosphosulfolactate phosphatase, whose translation MDIQILELLDGARRARGLTVVIDVFRAFSLEAWLFARGAAAIFAVGAEAEARRLKSEHPGSVLIGERGGAILPGFDFGNSPSQTRGTDFRGKTVIHTTSAGTQGLAAASGAAEIVAGSLVNAAATARYIRSRDPGRVSLVAMGLAGVSGTPEDLLCARYIAARLKGEMLDMERELAAVRADPEGQKFFDPARQDVFPEDDFWMCVDADRFDFAIRAQRLGDGLFRMSALAC comes from the coding sequence ATGGACATACAAATTCTCGAACTGCTCGACGGCGCGCGGCGGGCCCGCGGGCTGACGGTCGTCATCGACGTGTTCCGCGCTTTTTCGCTGGAAGCCTGGCTGTTCGCGCGCGGCGCGGCAGCGATTTTCGCCGTCGGCGCCGAGGCGGAGGCTCGCCGCTTGAAAAGCGAGCATCCCGGCAGCGTGCTGATCGGCGAGCGCGGCGGCGCGATCCTGCCGGGGTTCGATTTCGGCAACTCGCCGTCGCAGACGCGCGGCACGGATTTTCGTGGAAAAACCGTGATCCACACCACCAGCGCCGGCACGCAGGGGCTGGCGGCCGCCTCCGGCGCGGCGGAGATCGTGGCCGGCAGCCTCGTCAACGCCGCGGCCACCGCGCGCTATATCCGCAGCCGCGATCCCGGGCGGGTGTCGCTGGTGGCGATGGGGCTGGCGGGCGTGTCCGGCACGCCGGAAGACCTCCTGTGCGCTCGCTACATCGCGGCGCGGCTCAAAGGGGAAATGTTGGACATGGAACGCGAACTGGCCGCCGTGCGCGCCGACCCGGAAGGGCAGAAGTTCTTCGACCCCGCCCGGCAGGACGTGTTTCCCGAGGACGACTTCTGGATGTGCGTCGACGCGGACCGCTTCGACTTCGCGATCCGCGCGCAGCGCCTCGGCGACGGACTGTTCCGCATGAGTGCGCTCGCGTGCTGA
- a CDS encoding PucR family transcriptional regulator: MKTLGAPQAVTVRQIAQLHNFKKYTRLVAGEEGLDRQVAYTTVWESPELASRLEGQEFVFSVGYLARTNPPLALEGFRALTNVVSAMGFKLGPHIDEIPDEFIKIADEKNVPLFEIRADCQFRWLIQSIMAEINLYQASVLMEVNQYFHDLYELAMKDSRDSVLLSQLSERIRALCFLLPPDLQEPIWPQKQQIGRAENTLLQGAHEVFRKACVTQGEFHEPPWHVFPLTGKNCCLGYLVVHHKPALGDKERLMIQQLQMRLTMKWNERFEDTRRTLMSLWNSLLYNPKDKREFISRTLERCGLDTEQAFRVLVFSARPGLDETFRRGAQFTMGSLGRLIPHKILLWVTPLECVLLCSSTGGQKLPQYMIKAKELLATDPSAVLSVGPSVRRIEEIRDSYRMAKNCFRAVCSRCDSPGALLCCDDWLFELSQIEGADTLESRLLVKKVLDPLLRYDRDHGNTAFRDTLRAMNRTENLSEAAGALHVHENTLRYRVQRMKDLTGLDLFRYRDRAILARALFCFEMSRE; this comes from the coding sequence GTGAAAACGCTTGGGGCTCCGCAGGCGGTGACGGTGCGGCAGATCGCGCAGCTCCATAATTTCAAAAAATATACGCGTCTTGTCGCCGGCGAGGAAGGGCTCGACCGCCAGGTAGCATATACCACTGTCTGGGAATCGCCGGAGCTGGCGAGCCGCCTCGAAGGGCAGGAGTTTGTCTTCAGCGTGGGGTATTTGGCACGAACCAATCCGCCGCTGGCGCTGGAAGGTTTTCGGGCGTTGACGAACGTCGTGTCGGCGATGGGGTTCAAGCTCGGCCCTCATATCGACGAAATCCCCGATGAGTTCATCAAAATTGCCGACGAGAAAAACGTTCCTCTGTTCGAGATTCGCGCAGACTGCCAGTTCAGGTGGCTCATCCAGTCCATCATGGCCGAGATCAACCTCTATCAGGCCAGCGTTTTGATGGAAGTGAACCAATATTTCCACGACCTCTACGAACTGGCGATGAAAGACAGCCGGGATTCCGTCCTCTTGTCGCAGCTTTCCGAGCGGATCCGCGCGCTCTGCTTCCTTCTTCCTCCCGACCTGCAGGAACCCATATGGCCGCAAAAACAGCAGATCGGGCGAGCTGAAAACACGCTTTTGCAGGGGGCGCACGAAGTGTTTCGCAAGGCCTGCGTGACGCAGGGAGAGTTTCATGAGCCTCCGTGGCATGTCTTCCCTCTGACGGGCAAGAACTGTTGTCTTGGTTATCTGGTCGTGCATCATAAGCCGGCTCTGGGCGACAAGGAGCGTCTGATGATCCAACAGCTGCAGATGAGACTGACGATGAAGTGGAACGAGCGCTTCGAGGATACTCGCCGGACGCTGATGAGTCTGTGGAACAGCCTGCTCTACAATCCCAAAGATAAAAGAGAGTTCATCAGCCGTACGCTGGAGCGTTGCGGCCTGGACACCGAACAAGCGTTCCGCGTGCTGGTGTTTTCGGCCCGGCCGGGACTGGACGAGACGTTTCGGCGGGGAGCGCAGTTCACCATGGGGAGCCTTGGACGTCTGATCCCGCATAAGATATTGCTCTGGGTGACTCCCTTGGAATGCGTGCTGCTGTGTTCGTCGACCGGCGGGCAGAAACTGCCTCAGTATATGATCAAGGCCAAAGAGCTGCTGGCGACCGACCCATCGGCCGTTTTGTCGGTCGGACCGTCGGTAAGGAGGATCGAAGAGATCCGCGACAGCTACCGCATGGCGAAAAACTGTTTTCGCGCGGTCTGCAGCCGATGCGACAGTCCGGGAGCGCTCCTTTGCTGTGACGATTGGCTCTTCGAGCTCTCCCAGATCGAAGGAGCGGATACGCTGGAAAGCCGCCTGCTCGTGAAGAAAGTTCTTGATCCTCTGCTTCGGTATGACCGCGACCACGGCAATACCGCTTTTCGGGATACGTTGAGGGCAATGAACCGAACGGAAAACCTAAGCGAGGCGGCAGGGGCTCTTCACGTGCATGAAAACACGCTCCGTTACCGCGTGCAGCGCATGAAGGATTTGACGGGCCTCGATTTGTTCCGTTACAGAGATCGGGCCATATTGGCCCGCGCGCTGTTCTGTTTTGAAATGAGCCGGGAATGA
- the rbr gene encoding rubrerythrin, with protein MAQNKYEGTQTLKNLQAAFAGESQARNKYTYFASVAKKEGYEQISALFQKTADNEKEHAKMWFKELEGIGDTKANLAAAAEGENYEWTDMYDGFAKTAEEEGFPALAAKFRLVAAIEKHHEERYRALLKNVESGEVFQKGEVKIWECRNCGHIVVGVRAPAVCPACAHPQSYFEIHAENY; from the coding sequence ATGGCGCAGAACAAGTACGAAGGCACTCAGACGCTCAAGAACCTGCAGGCGGCGTTCGCCGGCGAATCGCAGGCGCGCAACAAGTACACCTATTTCGCCTCGGTCGCCAAGAAGGAAGGCTACGAGCAGATCTCGGCGCTCTTCCAAAAGACGGCCGACAACGAGAAGGAGCACGCCAAGATGTGGTTCAAGGAGCTGGAGGGCATCGGCGACACCAAGGCCAATCTGGCCGCGGCCGCCGAGGGGGAGAACTACGAGTGGACCGACATGTACGACGGCTTCGCCAAGACCGCGGAGGAAGAGGGGTTCCCCGCGCTGGCCGCCAAGTTCCGCCTTGTCGCCGCCATCGAAAAGCATCACGAGGAGCGCTACCGCGCTCTGCTCAAGAACGTCGAGAGCGGCGAGGTCTTCCAGAAGGGGGAAGTGAAGATCTGGGAGTGCCGCAACTGCGGCCATATCGTCGTCGGCGTCAGGGCGCCCGCCGTGTGCCCCGCCTGCGCCCATCCGCAGAGTTACTTCGAGATCCACGCCGAGAACTACTAG
- a CDS encoding TRAP transporter permease — protein MVEPRLQERESQVGPPKTERVKIDNPEEAKFRILSGWQNYLLCGLALCASCFHLYTAYFGQLSAMYQRAWHWMFISAMLFLRYPCTKNRPKNKVDLWDWVLIALSIAGCLNILLNFEDIAMREGMAIPSDIWIGTIMTLLVLEGARRSMGWPLPIMAAVALAYAFWGPYFPGMLAHGGFPLEEIAPFLYLRTDGIFGTPLGVSASFIFLFVLFGAFLNLSGAGQFFIDLAVAVAGRSRGGSGKAAVIASGLMGMVSGSSCANTVTTGAFTIPLMKQSGYKSNFAGAIVAAASTGGQVMPPVMGAAAFIMAQFLGIAYWDIVVAAAIPATLYFISIIAMVHFRAGKQRMASLNADEVPSILKPLRDGWFLLAPIIVLVTFLGKGFSPVKAVFWSIVMLIVVSWFGKPEHRLTPARILQALIAGGLGAIEVAAACACSGIVIGVISITGVGLAFSSYVLSLSRGILPLALFLTMIGSIILGMGIPTTAQYIITSTLAAPALYEMGVPMISAHLFCLYFGVLADVSPPVALATYAAAGIAKSNPMKTGYTALMTAVAGFLVPYMFVYNPYLLLQGDIWHIIIGCGTALVGIIGLSAGVQGFLVDDLNVLERMALVSVPFFVIYPTLTSNVVGCAIIATLFLWQKYRQRVNLAGEK, from the coding sequence ATGGTAGAACCGCGTTTGCAGGAGAGGGAGTCTCAAGTCGGTCCTCCGAAAACCGAGAGGGTAAAAATAGACAACCCCGAGGAAGCCAAGTTTCGAATTCTGTCGGGCTGGCAAAACTATTTGCTGTGCGGCTTGGCTCTTTGTGCGTCCTGCTTTCACCTTTATACGGCTTATTTCGGCCAGCTTTCGGCCATGTATCAACGAGCATGGCACTGGATGTTCATCAGCGCCATGCTCTTTCTGCGCTACCCCTGTACGAAGAACCGCCCCAAGAACAAGGTCGACCTTTGGGATTGGGTGCTGATCGCCCTTTCCATCGCAGGGTGCCTCAATATCCTCCTCAATTTTGAGGATATCGCCATGCGCGAGGGAATGGCGATTCCTTCGGATATCTGGATAGGCACAATCATGACGCTGTTGGTGCTTGAGGGAGCTCGGCGTTCCATGGGCTGGCCTCTGCCCATCATGGCTGCTGTGGCTTTGGCCTATGCATTTTGGGGCCCTTATTTCCCGGGTATGCTGGCCCACGGGGGGTTTCCCCTAGAGGAAATAGCCCCCTTTCTCTATCTGAGAACCGATGGGATTTTTGGCACTCCCTTAGGCGTATCGGCCTCGTTCATCTTTCTGTTCGTGCTTTTCGGAGCGTTTTTGAACTTGTCCGGAGCCGGGCAATTCTTCATCGATTTGGCCGTAGCGGTAGCGGGACGCAGTCGTGGCGGTTCCGGCAAGGCCGCGGTAATTGCCTCCGGCCTTATGGGCATGGTATCGGGGAGTTCTTGCGCCAATACAGTGACCACCGGCGCTTTTACCATCCCTTTGATGAAACAGTCGGGCTATAAGTCCAATTTCGCAGGGGCTATCGTAGCGGCGGCCTCCACGGGAGGGCAAGTCATGCCGCCGGTCATGGGCGCGGCTGCCTTCATCATGGCTCAGTTTTTGGGGATTGCTTATTGGGATATCGTGGTGGCGGCAGCCATTCCCGCTACGCTTTACTTCATCTCCATCATTGCCATGGTACACTTTCGTGCCGGCAAACAACGTATGGCAAGCCTTAATGCCGACGAAGTGCCCAGTATCCTGAAACCCCTTCGGGACGGATGGTTTCTGCTGGCGCCTATCATCGTACTGGTCACGTTTCTTGGCAAGGGATTCTCGCCTGTCAAGGCCGTGTTCTGGTCCATCGTGATGCTCATTGTCGTATCCTGGTTCGGCAAGCCTGAACACCGTCTGACGCCTGCCCGGATACTTCAGGCTCTCATTGCGGGAGGTCTCGGCGCCATCGAGGTGGCGGCGGCCTGCGCGTGTTCCGGCATTGTCATCGGCGTGATCTCCATTACGGGCGTGGGACTGGCTTTTTCATCCTACGTGCTGAGTCTTTCCCGCGGTATCCTGCCGCTGGCGCTATTCCTCACCATGATAGGCTCCATTATATTGGGCATGGGCATTCCAACCACGGCGCAGTATATCATTACTTCTACTTTGGCAGCTCCGGCGCTCTACGAGATGGGAGTTCCGATGATATCGGCCCACTTGTTCTGTCTCTATTTTGGCGTTTTGGCCGATGTGTCGCCTCCTGTGGCGCTTGCAACCTATGCGGCAGCCGGCATAGCGAAGTCAAACCCCATGAAGACGGGCTATACAGCTTTGATGACTGCGGTGGCAGGCTTTTTGGTCCCCTATATGTTTGTCTACAATCCCTATTTACTGCTTCAGGGCGATATCTGGCACATCATTATTGGTTGCGGTACCGCCTTGGTTGGCATCATAGGACTTTCAGCGGGCGTCCAAGGTTTTTTGGTTGACGATCTGAACGTTTTGGAACGAATGGCCCTTGTCTCCGTGCCGTTTTTTGTCATCTATCCCACGCTGACCAGCAATGTCGTAGGCTGCGCCATTATCGCGACGCTCTTTCTGTGGCAGAAGTACCGTCAGCGTGTAAATCTCGCAGGGGAGAAATAA
- a CDS encoding aminotransferase-like domain-containing protein: protein MEYRLSHRAQNLRRCMMDAFHLRDAKDMIFFNSGQPAADLYPRGLMRAVLDKLLAEEPQILAYPGSQGDEELREALAERQNRLDAGAGIRAEQIVVTNGGTGGADLLAQLFVDPGDAVLSETPTFPETLDCFAKAGARLAGVSMDADGPLPDELEHLAQKCRPRFFYVIPNFQNPTGRCTSPERRGAVAEIARRHGFFIVEDDPYRELNFDAAPPPSYHSLAPDCTISMGSLSKTIAPGIRIGWLVLPEELVERAVMTLKATALCYPALLHRAAARVLEHPQFDAHIDELRRDLKRRCRLLTELMSAQIPTEWLTWETPLGGMFLWCRLHGGVSAMNFAVRARDRWHVAFFPGVCFTPNYEGEEFSLRLTFARQTDAQMAEGVRRIAAALKSFQQN from the coding sequence ATGGAATACAGACTCAGTCATCGCGCCCAAAACCTGCGACGCTGCATGATGGACGCCTTTCATCTGCGCGACGCGAAGGACATGATCTTTTTCAACTCCGGGCAGCCCGCGGCGGATCTTTATCCCCGCGGCCTGATGCGCGCCGTCCTCGACAAGCTGCTCGCCGAGGAGCCGCAGATACTCGCTTACCCCGGTTCGCAGGGCGACGAAGAACTGCGCGAAGCCCTGGCCGAACGCCAGAACCGCCTCGACGCCGGCGCCGGCATCCGGGCGGAACAGATCGTCGTCACCAACGGCGGCACCGGCGGCGCCGATCTGCTCGCACAGCTGTTCGTCGATCCCGGCGACGCGGTGCTGAGCGAAACGCCGACGTTTCCCGAGACGCTGGACTGTTTCGCCAAAGCCGGCGCGCGCCTCGCGGGCGTCTCCATGGACGCCGACGGCCCGTTGCCCGACGAACTCGAACACCTGGCGCAAAAGTGCCGGCCGCGTTTCTTTTATGTCATCCCCAACTTTCAGAACCCCACGGGGCGCTGCACTTCGCCCGAACGTCGCGGCGCCGTCGCGGAGATCGCGCGCCGGCACGGCTTCTTCATCGTCGAGGACGATCCCTATCGCGAGCTGAACTTCGACGCCGCGCCGCCGCCTTCCTATCATTCGCTGGCTCCTGACTGCACGATCTCCATGGGCAGCCTCTCCAAGACGATCGCCCCGGGCATCCGCATCGGCTGGCTGGTGCTGCCGGAAGAGCTGGTCGAGCGCGCCGTGATGACGCTCAAGGCCACGGCGCTGTGTTATCCCGCCCTGCTCCACCGCGCCGCCGCGCGCGTGCTCGAACATCCTCAGTTCGACGCGCACATCGACGAGCTACGTCGCGATCTGAAGCGACGCTGCCGGCTTTTGACTGAATTGATGAGCGCACAGATCCCAACGGAATGGCTGACGTGGGAAACGCCGCTGGGGGGAATGTTCCTGTGGTGCCGCCTGCACGGCGGCGTTTCGGCCATGAATTTCGCCGTGCGCGCCCGCGACCGTTGGCACGTGGCTTTTTTCCCCGGCGTGTGTTTCACGCCCAACTACGAAGGGGAAGAGTTCTCGCTGCGCCTCACCTTCGCGCGCCAGACCGACGCCCAGATGGCCGAGGGCGTACGCCGCATCGCCGCGGCGCTGAAGAGCTTTCAACAAAACTGA
- a CDS encoding NAD(P)-dependent oxidoreductase, with protein sequence MTLKKIGFVGLGVMGRAMASNLMKAGFELTVSNRSKASAEALLASGAAWADSPAAVMRAADAVVTIVGYPRDVEQVYFGEKGLFAGFTPGKLVIDMTTSSPLLAAKIGARARELGGEALDAPVSGGDVGARDAKLTIMVGGPETAYKKAEPLFAAMGKEWKLQGAWGAGQHTKMANQIAIASNMMGVCEALAYARAAGLDPQSVLASISGGAAGSFSMSNLAPRMLKGDFKPGFYVKHFIKDMGIALDCAREMKLDLPGLELADKLYRRLADEGGENDGTQALYKLYAPERN encoded by the coding sequence ATGACTTTGAAGAAGATCGGTTTTGTCGGGCTGGGCGTGATGGGGAGAGCGATGGCGTCGAACCTGATGAAAGCCGGTTTCGAACTGACGGTCTCCAACCGCAGCAAGGCTTCCGCCGAAGCGCTGCTGGCGTCCGGCGCGGCGTGGGCCGACAGTCCCGCTGCGGTAATGCGCGCGGCCGACGCGGTGGTCACGATCGTCGGCTATCCGCGCGACGTGGAGCAAGTCTACTTCGGCGAAAAAGGTCTGTTCGCGGGCTTTACTCCGGGCAAGCTGGTCATCGATATGACCACCTCGTCGCCGCTGCTGGCCGCGAAAATCGGCGCCAGAGCGCGGGAACTTGGCGGCGAAGCTCTCGATGCGCCCGTTTCCGGCGGCGACGTGGGGGCGCGCGACGCCAAGCTGACGATCATGGTCGGCGGCCCGGAAACGGCGTACAAAAAGGCGGAGCCGCTGTTCGCCGCCATGGGCAAGGAGTGGAAGCTGCAAGGCGCGTGGGGCGCGGGGCAGCACACCAAGATGGCCAATCAGATCGCCATCGCGTCCAACATGATGGGCGTCTGCGAAGCGCTGGCCTATGCGCGCGCCGCCGGGCTCGACCCGCAGTCGGTACTGGCCAGCATTTCCGGCGGCGCGGCGGGCAGCTTTTCGATGAGTAACCTGGCGCCGCGCATGCTGAAAGGGGATTTCAAGCCCGGTTTTTACGTCAAGCACTTCATCAAGGACATGGGCATCGCCCTTGACTGCGCCAGGGAAATGAAGCTCGATCTGCCCGGTCTGGAGCTGGCCGACAAACTTTACCGCCGTCTGGCCGACGAAGGCGGCGAGAACGACGGTACGCAGGCGCTGTATAAACTGTACGCGCCGGAACGCAATTAG
- a CDS encoding Fur family transcriptional regulator — translation MTKYAQGILDIVNASRSHLTAEQIFWELKKTRPKVVLATVYNNLHALCAQKLIRRVHVEGSPERYDRIEKHDHLICQKCGKLTDVTLADLTGGLEEQLGERVTSYDLKVFYVCPECRRKAEGTAR, via the coding sequence ATGACAAAATACGCTCAGGGAATTCTGGACATCGTGAACGCTTCGCGCAGCCACCTGACGGCGGAACAGATTTTCTGGGAGCTGAAAAAGACGCGGCCCAAGGTCGTTCTGGCGACGGTGTACAACAATCTCCACGCGCTCTGCGCGCAAAAGCTGATCCGCCGCGTTCACGTCGAAGGATCGCCGGAGCGCTACGACCGGATCGAGAAGCATGATCATCTGATCTGCCAGAAATGCGGCAAGCTGACGGACGTGACGCTGGCCGATCTGACCGGGGGGCTGGAAGAGCAGCTGGGGGAACGCGTCACGTCCTATGACCTGAAAGTCTTTTACGTCTGTCCCGAATGCCGCCGCAAGGCGGAGGGGACGGCACGGTAA
- a CDS encoding TAXI family TRAP transporter solute-binding subunit, translating to MRKTKITLMACALVFAIVNSALALDFVTIGSGGVGGTYYPLGGSMAEILNNAKIDVKATSRATSASRENCRLLARDAVQIGMVMGSTLWQAYTGTEAFEKDGKLDLYILMNMYAAPQHIVTTGRTGIKTFEDLRGKRVSVGAPGGGDQVLTNLILAAAGWDPEKDIKREQLTQPEGATALVDGNIDAVFWNFAAPGSAVLEVAAVRDVVLIPIPEDVVKKVCEANPFLFSYTIDKNVYNQAEDCLTVADGNFLVVNGKMKEDLSYRLVKTIVENREAFKKVTTQAEHFNPKEASVGIIRFASGAVKYFKEQGFDTLK from the coding sequence ATGAGAAAAACGAAGATCACGTTGATGGCGTGTGCATTGGTTTTCGCCATCGTCAATTCCGCCCTCGCTCTTGACTTCGTCACCATTGGCTCCGGCGGCGTGGGCGGCACGTATTATCCGCTGGGCGGTTCCATGGCGGAGATCCTGAACAACGCCAAGATTGACGTAAAAGCGACTTCCCGCGCCACCTCGGCCTCTCGCGAAAACTGCCGCCTGCTGGCTCGCGACGCCGTACAGATAGGCATGGTGATGGGTTCCACGCTGTGGCAGGCCTATACGGGCACTGAAGCCTTCGAAAAGGATGGCAAGCTGGATCTCTACATCCTCATGAATATGTACGCGGCCCCCCAGCATATTGTTACTACCGGCAGGACGGGCATCAAGACCTTCGAAGACCTGAGGGGCAAGAGGGTCTCCGTAGGTGCCCCCGGCGGCGGAGATCAGGTGTTGACCAACCTCATCCTTGCAGCGGCTGGATGGGATCCAGAGAAAGATATCAAGCGGGAGCAGCTGACTCAGCCTGAGGGCGCTACCGCTTTGGTAGATGGCAACATCGATGCGGTATTCTGGAACTTCGCGGCTCCCGGTTCGGCGGTGCTCGAAGTGGCCGCGGTGCGCGACGTAGTATTGATCCCGATTCCTGAGGACGTGGTCAAGAAAGTATGCGAGGCGAATCCTTTCCTGTTTTCTTACACTATTGACAAGAATGTATATAACCAGGCAGAAGACTGCCTAACCGTAGCAGATGGCAACTTCCTGGTGGTCAACGGCAAAATGAAGGAAGACCTCTCCTATCGTCTCGTCAAGACCATCGTGGAAAACCGCGAGGCTTTTAAAAAGGTAACGACCCAGGCGGAGCACTTCAATCCCAAAGAGGCCAGCGTAGGTATCATTCGCTTCGCTTCCGGCGCCGTAAAGTATTTCAAAGAACAGGGGTTCGACACTCTCAAATAA
- a CDS encoding aminotransferase family protein, translated as MTGKLFPRSFKTEYLTAVQGEGIYIYDKEGKKYLDGCSGALICNLGHCNEEIIEAVMAQMHKIEFAHTSRWRLDSVSEAAEEMASLAPAGMEYVWFTCGGSEAIEAAVKLARQYYTERDGGYSSKSTIISRWNAYHGSTLGTMAIGGSIPRRRIYAPLFKENPHIAPHYCYRCPFGLAHPSCDMRCARQLEEVIKRVGPGNVMAFIAEPIVGSSVGGLVPPDEYWPLVREICTKYDILLIADEVMTGMGRTGKNFCVNHWGVKPDIIATAKGMAAGYIPTGGVIASNWIAEEIQKGTGAFTHGHTYTGNPLSGAATAAVIKYMKKHKLVENVATLGIKFGEGLKKIGESNPIVGDVRGKGFMWGFELVRDKAAKTPFAKNVGAANVAMKECLARGLVIYPGGGMVDSIDGDNFLVAPPLITTSEQIDELLEKLELGLAAAAAKLA; from the coding sequence ATGACAGGCAAGTTGTTCCCGCGGAGTTTTAAGACGGAATATCTCACGGCGGTCCAAGGCGAGGGTATTTATATTTATGACAAGGAAGGAAAGAAATATCTGGATGGATGCAGCGGAGCTTTGATCTGCAATTTGGGACACTGCAACGAAGAAATTATCGAAGCGGTGATGGCGCAAATGCACAAAATAGAGTTCGCCCACACGTCGCGCTGGCGTCTGGACAGCGTCTCGGAAGCTGCGGAAGAAATGGCTTCGCTGGCACCGGCGGGCATGGAGTATGTGTGGTTTACCTGCGGAGGTTCCGAGGCTATCGAGGCGGCGGTCAAGCTCGCGCGCCAGTACTACACCGAACGGGACGGGGGGTACTCCAGCAAGTCGACGATAATATCTCGGTGGAACGCTTACCATGGGAGCACTTTGGGTACTATGGCCATCGGCGGCTCGATTCCCAGGCGGCGCATCTACGCCCCTCTCTTCAAAGAAAATCCCCATATTGCACCTCACTATTGCTACCGCTGCCCCTTCGGTCTGGCGCATCCTTCCTGCGATATGCGCTGTGCCCGTCAGCTCGAGGAGGTCATCAAGCGCGTAGGCCCAGGCAATGTCATGGCGTTTATTGCCGAGCCTATTGTGGGCTCCTCCGTGGGGGGCTTGGTGCCGCCGGACGAATACTGGCCTTTGGTGCGCGAGATCTGTACTAAATATGACATTTTGCTTATTGCCGATGAAGTGATGACGGGCATGGGGCGCACGGGGAAAAACTTCTGCGTCAATCACTGGGGAGTGAAGCCCGACATCATTGCGACCGCCAAAGGTATGGCGGCAGGATACATTCCTACCGGCGGCGTGATCGCCTCGAACTGGATTGCCGAAGAGATCCAGAAAGGGACTGGAGCCTTTACTCATGGACACACCTATACGGGGAATCCGTTGAGCGGAGCCGCCACTGCGGCCGTGATCAAGTACATGAAGAAACATAAGCTGGTGGAGAACGTAGCTACATTGGGAATCAAATTCGGCGAGGGGCTCAAGAAAATTGGCGAGAGCAATCCTATCGTGGGCGATGTCCGCGGCAAGGGTTTCATGTGGGGCTTTGAACTGGTTCGGGACAAGGCTGCAAAGACGCCATTTGCAAAGAATGTCGGCGCTGCTAACGTGGCAATGAAAGAATGTCTCGCTCGCGGGCTGGTCATCTACCCCGGCGGCGGGATGGTCGACTCCATTGACGGCGACAATTTCCTGGTCGCTCCGCCGCTGATCACCACATCGGAGCAGATCGACGAACTGCTTGAAAAACTTGAATTGGGACTTGCGGCCGCCGCGGCGAAGCTGGCATAG
- a CDS encoding DUF819 family protein, protein MSFISADDTWGLWAVMVGVASLSIWLEQTYRWAGKVTGCVLALLMMMILANFQVIPTDAPAYDNVWNYAVPLAVPLLLFNCDIRTIGRETGKLLIVFLLSAAGTAAGALLGAFALGKYVPELKAFAAMFAGTYTGGSVNFTAMADAFLTDKKLISAGVVADNLLMAIYFFVLIAIPGIVWFRTHYKHPLVDKVESGAASANAAADYWKPKPVGLKHIAFNFAAATIIVAVSRTLAAYFSRTIPAASTALSIANQLLGNQYLVMTTVTMILATSFPGAFSNAPGASETGTFLIYIFFGVIGASASIMEIVSSSPILFAYAGVVIVMNMIVTFFFGRLFRFNLEDLIIASNANVGGPTTAAAMAISKGWFDLVGPALLVGTLGYVLGSYLGVIVANVVG, encoded by the coding sequence ATGTCTTTTATCAGCGCCGACGACACGTGGGGCCTTTGGGCTGTTATGGTCGGCGTCGCTTCGCTGAGCATCTGGCTGGAGCAGACGTACCGATGGGCCGGCAAGGTGACGGGGTGCGTTCTGGCCCTGCTCATGATGATGATCCTGGCCAATTTCCAGGTGATCCCCACCGACGCGCCCGCATACGACAACGTGTGGAACTACGCGGTGCCGCTGGCGGTGCCGCTGCTGCTGTTCAACTGCGATATCCGCACGATCGGGCGCGAGACGGGCAAGCTGCTGATCGTTTTCCTGCTCAGCGCGGCGGGCACGGCGGCAGGCGCGCTGCTGGGGGCGTTCGCGCTCGGCAAATACGTGCCGGAGCTGAAAGCCTTCGCCGCCATGTTCGCGGGCACGTACACGGGCGGCTCAGTCAACTTCACGGCCATGGCCGACGCCTTCCTGACGGACAAAAAGCTGATCTCCGCCGGCGTCGTCGCCGACAATCTGCTGATGGCGATCTATTTCTTCGTGCTGATCGCCATTCCCGGCATCGTCTGGTTCCGCACTCACTACAAACATCCGCTCGTCGACAAGGTGGAGAGCGGCGCCGCTTCGGCCAACGCCGCCGCCGACTACTGGAAGCCGAAGCCGGTAGGGCTGAAGCACATCGCTTTCAACTTCGCCGCCGCCACGATCATCGTCGCCGTGTCGAGAACGCTGGCCGCGTATTTCAGCAGGACGATTCCCGCCGCTTCGACGGCGCTGTCGATCGCCAATCAGCTGCTGGGCAACCAGTACCTGGTGATGACCACCGTGACGATGATCCTGGCCACGTCGTTCCCCGGCGCGTTCAGCAACGCGCCGGGCGCGAGCGAGACGGGCACGTTTCTGATCTACATCTTCTTCGGCGTCATCGGCGCGTCCGCCTCGATCATGGAGATCGTCTCCAGCTCGCCGATCCTGTTCGCTTACGCCGGCGTCGTCATCGTCATGAACATGATCGTGACGTTTTTCTTCGGCAGGCTCTTCCGCTTCAACCTTGAAGACCTCATCATCGCCTCCAACGCCAATGTCGGCGGCCCCACAACGGCCGCGGCCATGGCCATCTCCAAGGGCTGGTTCGACCTGGTCGGGCCGGCGCTGCTGGTCGGCACGCTGGGCTATGTGCTCGGCAGTTATCTCGGCGTCATCGTCGCCAACGTCGTAGGGTAA